Proteins encoded together in one Streptomyces sp. NBC_01216 window:
- a CDS encoding carbon-nitrogen family hydrolase produces the protein MRASLIQIAVDPDETIEARRARVAGLVREERGAADLVVLPELWPMGAFAYEAFAAESEPLRGPTYEAMAEAARDARVWLHAGSVVEAAGGALYNTSLVLSPAGDLAAGYRKIHRFGFDKGEAVMMAAGKELVTVALPELTVGVATCYDLRFPELFRGLVDAGAQAFVVPAGWPARRRAHWTLLARARAVENQAYMLACGTAGTHAGVEQAGHSIVVDPWGEVLAEAGPGEEILRVVLDPAKVETTREEFPALKDRVLGRTP, from the coding sequence GTGCGCGCCTCCCTCATCCAGATCGCAGTAGACCCGGACGAAACGATCGAAGCCCGCCGCGCGCGGGTGGCCGGTCTCGTACGGGAGGAACGCGGCGCGGCCGATCTCGTCGTGCTCCCCGAGTTGTGGCCGATGGGCGCCTTCGCCTACGAGGCGTTCGCAGCCGAGTCCGAACCACTGCGCGGCCCCACGTACGAGGCGATGGCGGAGGCGGCCCGCGACGCCCGGGTGTGGCTGCACGCCGGGTCGGTCGTCGAGGCGGCCGGGGGAGCGCTCTACAACACCTCGCTCGTCCTCTCCCCCGCCGGCGACCTCGCGGCCGGCTACCGGAAGATCCACCGCTTCGGCTTCGACAAGGGCGAAGCGGTGATGATGGCGGCCGGCAAGGAACTGGTCACGGTCGCCCTGCCGGAGCTGACCGTCGGTGTCGCCACCTGCTACGACCTGCGCTTCCCCGAGCTGTTCCGGGGTCTGGTGGACGCCGGTGCCCAGGCGTTCGTCGTCCCGGCGGGCTGGCCCGCCCGGCGGCGCGCGCACTGGACGCTGCTCGCGCGGGCACGAGCCGTGGAGAACCAGGCGTACATGCTGGCCTGCGGCACCGCCGGAACCCACGCGGGCGTGGAACAGGCCGGGCACTCGATCGTGGTGGACCCGTGGGGCGAGGTCCTCGCGGAGGCGGGGCCCGGCGAGGAGATCCTTCGGGTGGTCCTCGACCCGGCGAAGGTCGAGACGACGAGGGAGGAGTTCCCCGCCCTCAAGGACCGTGTCCTGGGCAGGACGCCCTGA